One part of the Eucalyptus grandis isolate ANBG69807.140 chromosome 10, ASM1654582v1, whole genome shotgun sequence genome encodes these proteins:
- the LOC120289233 gene encoding uncharacterized protein LOC120289233: MSYIDGTSQAPASTDENYKTWIEKDKMIFSWINATSSESTLPYVVGATSAKVVWDVLARRYASLTPAHVMSLKRQLHHLKKGNLTMQEYLQQFKTLADKLAICGSPVILTLAVTYGWAIQQLDVKCAFLHGDLQETKMILKLCLLSLRNFATHSR, encoded by the exons ATGTCTTACATTGATGGAACCTCCCAAGCGCCTGCTTCAACTGACGAAAATTACAAGACATGGATTGAAAAAGATAAGATGATATTCTCCTGGATCAACGCTACTTCGTCTGAATCTACACTTCCATATGTAGTTGGCGCTACATCTGCAAAAGTCGTGTGGGATGTCCTCGCTCGTCGCTATGCCTCTCTCACTCCTGCTCATGTAATGTCTCTGAAAAGACAATTACATCACCTCAAGAAGGGCAACCTCACCATGCAAGAATATCTCCAACAATTCAAAACTTTAGCTGATAAACTCGCAATTTGTGGATCTCCA GTCATTCTCACGTTGGCGGTCACCTATGGATGGGCGATTCAACAACTTGATGTCAAATGTGCATTTTTACACGGCGATCTCCAAGAAACT AAAATGATTCTAAAGCTATGTCTGCTATCGTTGAGGAACTTCGCCACTCATTCAAGATGA